atatgttaaataaaaataaaaaactaacatAAAATACAGAATTATTTGTTTCCACATAAGTTATATTACATTGATCAATATCTTACaaatttaaagatttaaaatgtaagaaaaaatattttacaagagagattacacatataaatattGAATAGATACAAAACCGGCACCACAAGTAATAGTTGAAATGGCGATAAATGAAAATACTCTATTTCAAGAACTTTTAACTCGTAAtctttagataaaaaaataaaagactcACTTTTACTTCAAAATGAGTTAACTGATCATATATGAGAACACTATGAAAACAACAATAGTagataatttgtatttttatgtttttataaattaatgtggattttatattattattttatgtatttctgTGTTATAGTAGATTGTATTTATAAgtattatgttaaatatttttaatgtgcatgtatttttatctatataaaatatagggactaattaatttatattaaagttGAGGATTGAGATgcaaattacataaaattttaaaaataaatttgagaCTTTTCTTTGGAATACTCCACCATGAAACTCTTATCTTGAAGATTccctaatttcaaaataaagttCTTTCTTAGAGATGCTTTTTATAATGTCTGGTCATACCCAATAAATAATCAATTCtgtaattattttcatattatggAAAATTTCTAGTTACCAtccattatttatatattcaactaaatgatactccttctgtttttatttgtaagtAATTTTACTTAGAAGTATTAGTATCaagaaaatgattacttttgaaaaaataatatttaatatacaaattCAACCAATAATTAAAAGgtatgtattatttaattggttATACAATATCTAAGTAATGCAAAAATTATTTTGGATTGTGTAAACAccttatattatgaaacaaaatttttttggCTAAAACTACCTACATaataaaacagagggagtatataacaGACACCTATAAAAGTCATGAGAAACCAACATAAAAGACCTGAAACTAAAAAAGCTTGTCCTGTGTTTAGGTGGGTCTTGTCTGATGCACAATTCAGAAGAAGAGCCACCCCgtgagaagaagaggaaggaggaggaggaggaagaagaagagggctCTCTGGAATCGCGCTTGACAGGTGATTTGCTTCTCAACTGTGTGGCTAGAGCCTCGAGAACAGAGCTCGCGGCCTTATCTCTGGCCTCCAAGAGCTATCGCTCTCTAGTAGCGTCCCCCGATCTCTACAAGATCCGATCCCTGATCGGTCGCACCGAAACATACGTCTACGTATGCATACGAACCCCAGGTCCAGATTCAGCCATTCCCTGGTTCATTCCACCTCCCGACCCAACCCTAGGCTGGTATATCCTCCGCCGTGGCAAAACCTCGTCTGATCTGATTCCAATCCTCTCGTCCTCTCTGCCTCTGGAAGGATCCTCAGTGGTGGTGCTGGACTGGGGAATCTACGTAATCGGTGGATTTATTATAAACGGAGAGGAGCAGCAGCGCCGCAGTTCCGACGTGTGGCTGTTGGATTGTCGGACTCACACTTGGCGGACTACTATCCCTTCCATGGGAGTGGCTCGAGCTTACGGGGCTGCTGGCGTTGTAGACGGGAAGATTTACGTGTTGGGAGGACTGAATGTCATCGATGGTAACTGGGGACAAGTGTTCGACCCGAAGACTCAGACTTGGGATACTTTGCCGCCGCCAATGCCTAAAGGGAAGATTGTCAATAATTTGAATATCCACGCCAGTTTTGTGAGGGATCATAAGGTTTACGCAGTGGATGGAATGAACAGAACCTATTACTACTCGCCGAGGGAAGTTAAATGGGGAACTGGGAACCGTGATCAACCCAAAGGAAGCCGAAGGGATTGGTGTATGATTGATAACTTGATTTATTGTGTTAGTAGAAACGGGACTATATTTTGGTGCGAGCCAGATGAGTTGGATTTGCGTGGCAGCGGCAGCGAGGAGGAGGAGATTATTATGGATACAAAAGATGTCAAGGGTTTGGGCTACTCTATGAAAATGAATCTCTTTCTTTCGAAACTTGTCCACGTTGGTGACCAGTTCCTACATCGGTGGGAACAAACTAAGATCCATAATGGACATCCGCCGCCAAATAAGAGGAGGAGTTTGGTAGAATCCGAGAGTTGGAAGGTTTAATTCCAGGTGCCAGACTGATCAACTCTGGTGGTGGCAACATGGTGCTTTTCTGGGATCACTTCGTAGACATGGATCGCCTTGAGATTTGGTGTGCCGAGATTTCCTTGGAGAGACGCCAAGacgaaggaggaggaggcgatGAGATTTGGGGCAAAACTGAGTGGTCTAATGTTGTCATGACCTTTGAACCTTGGCGACATCACCACAAGCTTTTGCATTCTGTTTCTGTCACTCTCTGAACTTACCTTGTTTTTATCTTATGTTAATTTGAATTGATTTTCCGGTTCTAATAGTTCCAATTATTTCACATTTGAATACAATTATTTCACATTTGAATATTCCCAAGATTTGCTAATTTCGTGCAAGTGTAACTGTttgctcttctttttcttccattTTCTTATGGCCTTTAAAGATAACAACCTTATTTTTTGAATATCACTACTTCTTAAAGAACCTTACCTCATCCTCCTCCTTGCAATTGTTATTGCTTGAGCCCGGAAGGTAGAGAAGAAGATCTCGCAAcgaattctttttgttttttgatcaGAAATTCAATGTAAGGTGAAGCTCACTCCGGCAACAAGGATGGATACCCCTTCACCATCATCCTCTTTTTCTCGTCATACATCGGAGAGTCCAAATGTTAAGAGGAAAGTTGAAAGCGCCTTTGGTCTCTTCTGCGTCTTGAGAAAGGGAACCCGTGGGGGAGATGATATGTCTCTGGGTTTCGATCacttttgatgattttttttgctgCAGTGGCAGTGAAACAGACATGTATCGCTGTATGAATGTTTAAAGTTTGATGTTTTTATCATACAATGTTGTACAAGACAAGGGTTCGTTAGAATGAAACTAAATCTCTCTGTCTATATGCAACTCTCCTTGACTCAGTGAGGATGATGAGGGAAATCCTCTTTGTAAGTTTTCTT
Above is a window of Raphanus sativus cultivar WK10039 unplaced genomic scaffold, ASM80110v3 Scaffold4466, whole genome shotgun sequence DNA encoding:
- the LOC130507403 gene encoding F-box/kelch-repeat protein At4g39560-like, giving the protein MHNSEEEPPREKKRKEEEEEEEEGSLESRLTGDLLLNCVARASRTELAALSLASKSYRSLVASPDLYKIRSLIGRTETYVYVCIRTPGPDSAIPWFIPPPDPTLGWYILRRGKTSSDLIPILSSSLPLEGSSVVVLDWGIYVIGGFIINGEEQQRRSSDVWLLDCRTHTWRTTIPSMGVARAYGAAGVVDGKIYVLGGLNVIDGNWGQVFDPKTQTWDTLPPPMPKGKIVNNLNIHASFVRDHKVYAVDGMNRTYYYSPREVKWGTGNRDQPKGSRRDWCMIDNLIYCVSRNGTIFWCEPDELDLRGSGSEEEEIIMDTKDVKGLGYSMKMNLFLSKLVHVGDQFLHRWEQTKIHNGHPPPNKRRSLVESESWKV